DNA from Lactobacillus sp. ESL0791:
GCTAAGCTAGAATATTTGCTCGCATGCGCAGCTAAAGAAACAGGTGATTGCGATGCAGGCTAAACTTACTTTGGTTAAGATCGGAATCAAGAAGGGCTTTTCGTCTAAGTACGCCCTTGTTTTCTATCTTTTTTCGGCTTTAATTTCGGTTATCGTCCAATACTTTTTATGGCAGGCAGTTCTTGTCGGTCGGCCCGTTTCCGAGTTTAGGCAAACGGTCAGTTATCTGGTCTTGATGCAGCTTTTGACAATACTGTTTCCGAAAACAAGTTATGATATCAACGATGAGGTCAGAACGGGTGACATTTCAGTCAGCCTGCTCAAACCAATTTCGCTCTTTGATAAATATTTGTTTGAGGGGATTGGTTATTCACTTGCTAAACTTGTAATAGTCGGTCTACCCGAAATTTTAATTTACTTCTGCTTGCTTGACTTCAAGTTTTCAGTAACTGCTTTTTTAATGGTGACGATCGCGGCAATTTTTGCCTACCTGCTTTATTTTGAATTGGAACTGGTTATTGGCAGTTTTTCATTTTATACCTATAGTATCTGGGGCATTGCAACCTTTAAGTCGGCAATTTTGCTGATTCTGTCGGGGAACGACTTTCCGGCCAATTTTTATCCGGCGTTGATTAAGCAAATTGCTGGCGTGCTGCCTTTTCAGTATACTTTTGGCAGTGTAGGTTTGCTTGCACAAAATCCAAGCGGGCATTATTTCCTCCAAGTTATTTGCTGGCAGATATTTTATCTGTTTGTACTCTACCTTATTTACAATTTATTGTTTAAGCGGTCGCTTGACCGGCTTGTAATTCAAGGAGGTTAGAGCATGAGATATTTTAGATTGGCTTATGTTTATTTAAAAACAAATCTGAAGTCGTTAGCAATCTATGATGTTGATTTTTACTTTGCGATTATCGGGATGATGGTACAGAATGTGCTCAATATTGTTGCCCTGCGGTTTTTATTCAATCTGGTGCCGACGATTAAGGGCTTTACGTTCACGCAGTTGCTTTTGACTTACGCACTTGCTACCTTGTCATTTGCAATTTTCCGCTGCTTTTTCATCAATACCCTGAACATTTCTGACCATATTCATGAAGGTTCGCTTGACCAGATTCTGGTAAAACCGGTTAATCCACTTTTTCAGTTGATTAATGAACGAGTTGATGAAGACGCGTGGGGTGACTTATTAGTTGCATTGATTTTACTAATTGTTGTGGATCACTACCTGAAAAATCCTTGGTACATCACGCTGATGTTTATTTTTATTTCACTGTTTACTTCGTTAATCTTCCTGAGTCTGGCCCTGCTAGGCAACATGGTCTCGCTGCTGTCAAACGGACTTGCGGATTTAGCTTCAAGTGTCTTTGACTTTTTTGAGTTAAGTAAGTACCCACTGGCAATTTATTCAGGGATATTAAAAGTGTTTTTGACTTTTGTGCTGCCGCTTGGCTGGGTGGCGGCAATTCCCCAAGAAAAAATTGCGGTTCATCATGAATGGCTGTGGTTGGTTCTTATCCCGTTGGTTTGTGTTTTATTCTTTATATTGGTCTACCAAGTTTGGCGTTTGTTTTTGAATAATTATCAAAGCACAGGAAGCTAAATAAGTAGAACTTGGTGCACGCACAGTGTTAATTTTTCTGATTATAAAAGAAATAGGCTGTTCCCTATTGGAATAGCCTATTTTTGTAGTATTATGATTATAGAAGAAATTACTTTTGAGGTGAATGTCATGAAAAAAAGTAGAATAAGTATCATGTTGATAGCGGCTTTACTAGTCATTGCACCGGTAATTAATATTAGTCAGGTGCAGGCGGAAACTACTACGCAAACGCCAAAGACTGGTCAGGGCACATTAATTTTAAGTCATGATGCAAATGTTTATGATAAAAATGGTAATCGTTTAACTACTTATGCAGGCGGCAGCGCCGAATTGAAAGCGGGGACATCGGTCAAGCATGTTAAACGGATTAAAGCAATCAAGAATCCGTACAATAAGCGTTATTCCTTCCATGATAGCCAATGGAAATGGTATTACCTGCCTTTTACAATTTTTAATGGTAAAAAATACTATGCGATCGCTGATGGCGGCTACATTAGGGCAAGCAAGGTGCAGCAAATTGATGGGCACTATCTTTATACCAACCGGGTTAAATATCAGGTAGGTTCTGAATTTCGCGGCGGTATTCAGGTCTTTGACAGTAAAGAAAAAAATAGGAAAAGGGTACTCAAGCCGGGACAGCGGGTGATTTTGGATCGGTCTGCTAATGACGTGGATCTTTATGGTCATAGTATTGATGGTGACGATGATGGGCTGAATTACCGCCTCAAGGGCACCAATCAATTTATTGACCTTGATGCCAATCCGGGCAAGCAGCTTTTGCTGCCAATGAGTAATTATATGGATGTTTACTTGCTGAACGATGCATACCTTTACACCGATAAGGGTGAAAAAGTTATCCATCATGTTGATCCTTCTAAAGAAATCGATTTGGGCAATGAAGACAAAGCAAATGCCCAATCATCTTTTGCTCGCAAACTGGTGAAGGGCGATTTGCAGCCAGTTGCTAATGCACTTTACATTTGGGTGCCTGAAGACCAAAAGGCTGAACTATTCTATGAATTGCAAAATAAGAGTATTTACGCGGAAGATGCATCTGAACTATTTGTTAAGGCTGCAGATGTTAAGTATGCTTATGGACCGAAGGTAAAGCCAAGTAATACGGCAAAGGATGCCGAGGCTAATAAGCAAGAACAATAAAAATTGAAAAAAATTAATGCTGGTGAAAATATTATTTTTCACCGGTATTTTTTTGCGTTGATTAATAAGCTGCACTTTTTCTACTTTTTATTTGGAACGAAATGTTAAAGTTTTAAACTGCCTGTTAAGCAAGAGTAAATTTTATGTTACTGTATAGCTTATAGGATAAAAAAATCCTAACTATAAACTATGAGGTGCAAAATGAAAAAGAATAAAAAAATAATTACAATGTTGTCAGCTGTACTGCTACTGACTGCGCCAACAACAGCAGCTGCCACTGGTAACCAGGCTCACGCAGCGCAAACTGACCAACAAGCAAATGAAAAACAGGGCAAACTGACTTTGAATCACAATACCCGTATTTACAACAAGAAAGGGCAAAAGCTGTGGAGTTACCGTGGCGGCAGCTCGCTACTGAAAAAGAACACGGCAGTTACTTATGCAAGTACTGTGCAGCCAATTTCTGATCCGAGCACCAAGCGGTTTTCATACCATGACGATAACTGGGATTGGTATTACTTACCATATAAGATGATTAAGGGACAGGAATATTACAGTATTGGTCATGGGGGCTATGTAAAAGCGGCTAATGTTGAACAAATTAATGGCTGTTATCTTTATGCTAGCTATCTAAAACTTCCAAGACTTCCGAAGGAATACTCTGAAGTACAGATTTTAGATAAAGATGGCAAAACAACTGGTAGAAAAGTTACTTTAGGCCGCCCATTAACTTTAGACAGAAGTACTGACAATGGAGGATTAAATGGTAGATATGCTGATGATGACGGTGATACCTCATATTTTAGAATTAAGGGGACAGATAATTTTGTCGGGCTAGATACTGCAGACGTTGTTCAGGGCCGGCAATTATTGCTGCCTTATAGCAATTATATGAATGTTGTATTCACCAATGCAGTAGATTTATATACAAGCAAGGGTGAAAAAGTGGTCCGTACGACTAATACTGGCAATCAAGGGATAATTCTTGGTAATCAGTCACAAACAAAAGTAGATGCTCCGACTACGGCCCAGATTGGTAAAGGTCGAATTGAAATAGTCTCTAAGGAAATTTATCTTTGGGTGCCAGAAGAGCATAAAGCTGAACTGTTTTATCAACTTCAAGCTGATGATTTGTCTCATGAATTTAAAACAGATTTGTTTGTTAAAGCAACTGAAGCTAAATACGCATATGGACCACAGCTAATGCCAAGTAATACGGCGGAAGATGTGCAAGCTCCTACTGTACCAAATAAATAGTCATAATTAATGTTAAAACCAGTTGCTGTTGTAGGTAGCTGGTTTTTAGTTTAAATATAGATATAGCAAATATTGATTTTAAATTTATTCTTGCTATACTTAAAATATGAAAAAATAAAAATTTAAGAGTTATACTCGACTTGATAGACATAATGAATTTAAGGAATTTTATCAAGCTTTGAATAAAAGTGTCTGGGAAAAAACTAGATACGAAAAGGAACGTTAGTTTTTAATATTAACGTTCCTTTTTGGATATAAATAATTAATCGGATTATGCTGCAAAAAACTTATCTAAGTTAAAAATAATTCCAGCAATATTCGATTTTTATAGATGTGTTTAAAGCATATCTATAAAAATTAGAGTTTTTTCCCAGACACTTTCTAATCCAAGTTAAGTGTATGAATAACTTATTTAATGTTTTAAACCGGAATGATTCTGGCAGCATTCGATTTTTATGGATGCGTTTAAAGCATATCTATAAAAATTAGAGTTTTTTCCCCAGACACTTTAATATAGTGAGCTCAGCATAGCAATAATTAGTCAAGATGCTTGAGGTTCCAACCTTAGATCACGATATTTTAGCCTCTCTTGCTGTAAATTATTTATAGAATTCATGAAGTTTTTCAGAATAATGTACTGGAAGCTTATGGTTAAAGTAGTAAGCCTTAATCTTGTCTTTCTTATTATTAAAGATTAAGGCCCGATAAGTCTTGCCTTTGTAAGTAAGATGAGTAAGAGACAGGTATTGTTTGTAAGTTGGGGTCTTGGTACCTGGATAGATCAAATATTTATTGGAATTGTATTTCTTCACGGTTACCTCATGCGGATAAGGCTTGGTACCAGTACTATAGAAAGCTTCAGTTGTTTTAGTATATTTTTGAATAGAATAGGTCTTGCCATAATCGAGTTGGTACCACTTGCCCCAGAATTTTTTAGGAATCGTGTGACTAACTTTGACCGGGAGCTTGATCGGATTTACCAAGTTTCTGCTTAAAAAGTGTTCAATTTAATATTGCAATTCTCGATAATTTTTTACACAAATTAAAATCAAAACCTAGAATAATCAAAATCATTTATTTCATAGCACCAACAGATAGAAAATAGACTTTGATTGAGTTAAGTTATCTGCTGTTAAAGATAATTGATTTTTAATTTTAATGAAATTCTAAAGCTTTGAATTTGAATATTAATTAATACTACTTTTGTACTAAACTCTATCTTATAGAACGAAAAGTGTAATCATGCTTTTGAGGTAAAAAATGAAAAAGAATAAAAAATTAATTACGATGCTGTCAGCAGCAATGATAATGACTGCTCCGGCAGCGATAGTTGCTAACAGTAATCAAACTTACGCTGCGCAAAGCACTGACCAGCGAACAAATGAAAAACAAGGGACGTTGACCTTGAATCATAGTACCCGCGTTTATAATAAAAATGGACAAAAATTGCGGAGTTACAATGGCGGCAGTTCACTACTGAAAAAAGGTGCGGCAATTGCTTATTCTGGCAAGGTGCAATCAATTACCGATCCAAGCAGTAAGCGATATTCTTATCATGATGATGAATGGAATTGGTTCTATCTTCCATATAATACGATCAAAGGTCAAGAATACTACAGTATTGGTCATGGAGGTTATGTTAAGGCTGTAAATGTAAACAGTATTAATGGAAACTTTCTTTATGTAGATAATGCTGCTGGCGTAACAAAAGAATTTGGTAAGCAAAAAATTTCTCTTTATGATTCTCATGGGAAAAAATTAGATAAATATTTGGGATCTAATCAAAAGATAATTATTGATAGAATTGCCACTGCAGACAGTTTTGATTCAATGATTGATAACTTAAATGGTACAGCTACTTTTTATCGAATAAAAGATACTAATGAATTTGTTAATACGTATGCTATTAAAACAAATTTAAGGCAAAAACTACAAGTATTTAGTGATTATACACAAGTTTATTTTGTAAATGATGCAAAAGCATATACTAAATTAGGTAAAACAACAAATACCACCTTTAAGAAGGGCGATATTTGTTCAATATCAAACGTTGCTACAAGTATGAGTGACCCTGATGACAACAAGACAGAAACATTCTATCGAATATCTGATAGCACTAATTTATTCATTAAAGCAAACGATGTTAAATATATTAGTGGTCCTAAGCTTAATTCTTTAAACTAAGGAAACCTTGCTTTAAGCAAAAGAACTAGGAATTAGTTCCAAAAATTATATTTGCATTTAATAATTTTCTAGTTTAAGGAGTTATTAAAATTTTACTCTGAGGTAAAAGATGAAAAAGAATAAAAAATTAATTACGATGCTGTCAGCAGCAATGATAATGACTGCTCCGGCAGCGATAGTTGCTAACAGTAATCAAACTTACGCTGCGCAAAGCACTGACCAGCGAACAAATGAAAAACAAGGGACGTTGACTTTGAATCATAGTACCCGCGTTTATAATAAAAATGGACAAAAATTGCGGAGTTACAATGGCGGTAGTTCGCTACTGAAAAAAGGTGCAGCAATTGCCTATTCTGGCAAGGTGCAATCACTTACCGATCCAAGCAGTAAACGGTATTCTTATCACGATGATGAATGGAATTGGTTTTATCTTCCATATAAGACTATTAAAGGCAAGGAATACTACAGTATTGGTCATGGTGGCTATATTAAGGCAGTAAATGTTAAAAAAATCAATGGCCAATTTGTTTATATTAATGAGATTAATGGCTCAACAGTAGAATCAGGTGGACACTCCAAAATAGCTCTCTATGACAGCCATGGTAGACAACTTGATAAGTACCTAAAACCTGGTAAAAAATTAATTTTCGACAGAACAGCCAATATTGATGATTTTGATGCGATGAACGATGTATACAATGGTATACCGAATTTTTACAGAATAAAAAACACTGATGAATTTATAAGTACACATTACACTAAAGTCAATTTAAGACAAGAATTACATTGGTTTAGTGATTATACGCAAGTTGGCTTTATAAATGATGCTAAAACATATGATAGATCAGGTAAAATAACAAAGACAATTTTTAAAAAGGGCGATATTTGTACAGTATCACGTGCTGTAAGCACGATAGATCCGGATACTAATACGACCGTAACTTTTTATCAAGTATCTAATGATACAAATTTGTTTATTAAAGCATCCGATGTTAAATATATTGATGGACCTAAATTGGATCTAAGTAATACGGCAGAAGATGTCCAAGTTCCTACTGTACCAAATAAATAGTCATAATTAATGTTAAGGCCAGCTACTGTTGCAAGTAGCTGGTTTTTAGTAGTTATTTGATCAAGCATGTCTTAGTGTGATAAAATTTTTTGATTTGGCAAAAATATATGTCGAAATTGTTTAAACAAGCTTAAATTATAAAAACTTATAATAATTATGACTGCAAAAAGGTGGCATAATGAAGTCAATTAAGTGAAAGAAAGTGATGATTATGGCAATTAGTACAACTACGGTGCGCATGAATGCCAATCTTAAAGATGAATTGACTAAAGAACTAAATAATATTGGGTTAAGTGTCAACGCCTATTTTAATTTAGCTGCAAAACAGTTGGTACTTCAGAAAAAAGTTCCTTTTGAAGTTCTTACAGAAACAGAGGAACCTTCTGAGAAAACTAAAAAGGCCCTGATTTTAGCTGAAGCAAAAGAATTAGGGTTAATATCTGATGATACGCCTGAATTTAATAATGTCGATGAATTAATGAAATTTTTGAACAAATGACTTACAAATTGAAACCAGAGCCGTAGTTTAAAAAGGATTATCAAAAACTTAAAAAGACTCATCCAGAACTGATTGTGGATTTACGTCAGGCACTTGAACAATTAACAATATTTGGCATGGTAAATATGTCTTATCAACCGCATTTGCTCAACCATCTTAAAGAAAAATACAGTGGCTTTTATGAATTTCATTTGGCAGATGGCAAAGTTGATGTACTTGTCATTTATATGCCGCATAAAACTGAACCCGCGATTAGATTGATTAGAATTGGTAGCCACAATGATTTATTTCATGAAACTACTAAATAAAAATTCAATTATCTTAAGCCAGTTACTTAATTAGTGAGTAACTGGTTTTTATATTCTGTATAATTTTTCTAAAAAAAGCCCCAACCAGTTGATTAGTTTGGTTAACCAACTGCTGGGGTTTAGTAATAAATAGAAAGATTATCTATATTTGCAAAATACCATCTAATTTTGAACGAGTAGAGTCAGATAAATGATGGGTGATCATCAAAACAGTCAGCGAAGGATTGCTAACTAAGTTTTTTTCAATTTTCCGTGCCTTTTTCTTATCTAAAGCCGAAGTTCCTTCATCCATAATGATAATATTTGCGCCACTAATCATCCCTCTGGCCATTGCGATCCGCTGCTTTTGTCCACCCGACAAATTATTGCCGCTTTTGCTGATAACTGTGTCAATGCCATTAGGCAGAGCAGCAATAAATTCGCTGAGCCCAGCCTGTTCAATAACCTGTGTCAGCCGTTTGTCAGAGAAAAATCTTCCTAGCAAAATATTTTCTTTAATTGTGCCGTTAAAAATAAAGGGATTTTGGCTGATTATTACCATCAGGTTTCTGAGTGCTTCAGGCGCGATTTTTTGCAAATCAATGCCGTCAAATAAAATTTGGCCGCGATATGAAGTGATGCTTCCCGTGAGTAGCTTACTTAAAGTGGTTTTCCCTGAACCAGATGGGCCAATAATAGCATATTTTTTATTCTTTTCAATCGTAAAATTAATGTCCTTCAGAATGTCACTACCTTCTAGATAGTGAAAAGACAGATTTTTAATTTGGATGTCATGCTTAAACGAAGAAACAACTATTTTATTATTATGGGCGTCTTTGACTTTGATGGTATTGAACTTTTTAAACAGTGGATTGATGGCTTTGTAGTCAATATAACTGATTGTGATGCCAGTTATTCCGGCAAAGACGCTTCCTGCACAAGTCTGGGTCGCCATAATTGAACCCACGGGCACGAGTTTTGCCAAATATAAAATTCCGGTCAAACCTATGATTGCAATCTGACAAAAAGTGCTGTAAGCGTTAATAGTCGCTGTCATACACCCATCAACTTGATTGTATTTATTGGCGTAAAGTTCAATATCTTTGGAACCTTGATGAATTTTTTTAACAATGCGTTTTTCCAAATTCAATAGGAGCAAGTCATCAAAACCGTTGATGGCATCTGTAAAAAGATTCATGCTTCTTTCCAGTGCCTTGCTTTGTGCCAATGATTTTTGCTCAATGGCTTTATTGAAAAGTTTGGGGAGAATTGTCATGATTACTGTCAAAATTAGTGTCAGGATAACCAGTGAATAGTGATAATACATCAGGCCAGAGATGGCGAAAATAAAACCAGAGACACCGGAAATAATATCAAGCAGATTTTGGAAGCCTTGCTGATTAATTATTTGAATGTCATTAGTAAGCCAAGATTCAAAATCAGCGGGATTTTTTCGGTGAAAGTCACTGTAAGACAGTTGGGAAATGTTGCTTGCAATGTCCGTTCTGATCATTGTGTCCATTCTCTGCATGGCTTTTTTGCCGAAATATAATTCAGCGAAAATTCCTAGGCAAAAGATTAATAATAGGATGATTTGAATAAGCAACCATTTGCCAAAGCCGGGAAGATTATGACTGACCAGTTTTGTAATGGCGTTTGCCGACGCAAAACCTGCAAGGACTTCGGATAAGCTGCGTAAAATTACGCAGACCGCAGCAAATAAGTTACCTTGCCAATTTTGCAAAAGGTATTTTTTAATTGTCAATGTTTTGTACCTCACTAAATTAATTACTGATCGAATAACCAATAAAAAATTTTAGAAGGTAGGTGTCATTATTAGGAAGTACATAAAAGGGGCCTCATATTCAATATTTTGTCGCTTAAAATACGACAAAAAATATGCGCTTATTTATTTTGTGAGTGCTGATAGATATTAAATTAAGATAATTTTTACAAAGATCTTTCTGTAAGCAAACATTTGCGACTCCCACTATGATTTTTAAAGTTATGAAAAAACTTAATTGTTAAAATTTGATCAGCTAAAGTATATGCTTGCAAATTATATTTTGTCAACTTGCTTTCTCAACAAAAATTATTTACTAATGTTGTTGTAATAATAGATTTTAAAATCTAAAGTGTATATTTATTTGTGTACACATGATAAAATGTAAAATGAGGTGAATTAACATGACAAATTCGATCAAGGCAGTCACAACAAGAGAATTACGGCAAAACTTTAAAAAATATGCTGATGAAGTCGCTGATTTTGGCGAAACAGTGATCGTGACCCGTCCAGAAAATAAAAATGTCGTCGTTATTTCTGAAGAAGAATATAATTCTTGGCAAGAAACGGATTATTTCCTTAAATCAAAGGCTAATCGCAAGGCATTAAAAGAATCAATTGCACAGCTTGATCGTGATGATTCCAATAATCATATTTTAACGCCGGAAGAGTTTGCGAGTTTGGCAAATGACTAAACTTGGGGTATTGTTTTCTGCAAATGCTTGGCAGGAATATCTTGAATGGAAAAGGGAAAATAAGCTGCTCAGTAAAAGAATTGATAAACTAATTCTTGATACGGTGCGGCATCCCTTTTCTGGTTTAGGAAATCTGGAACCGCTGAAACATGACCTAAGTGGATTTTGGTCGCGAAAAATTAATGCAGAACACAGGATGGTCTATGGTGTAACTAGCAAACAAATTGAAATTATCCAACTTAAATATCACTATTAAAAGTAAATCATTGGTCACAGGCTTAAAAATGCTTGCGATCATTTTTTTGCTCTTTCATGCACCCGGCTACTGTTTATTGCCAAAATATTATAAAATAAAAGTAATGGGTAGCGAATTTTAGAAAGGCAATTCCTTATGAAAAATATTCCGGTAGTAATGATTATCTTTGGCGGCAGCGGCGACTTGGCGCACCGCAAGCTTTATCCTGCATTATTCAATCTTTATGAACAAGGGCTGATTCATGACGATTTTGCGGTGATTGCCACAGCCAGAAGGCCATGGTCGCATGATTATCTGCGCGAGCAGATCAGTGATGCCATCCATGAAACGCACGCTGAAGTAAACGAAAATGATGTGCATGATTTTGCTAGTCATTTTTACTATCAATCACACGATGTCACTAACGTTGAACATTACCAAACGCTGAAAAAATTGGCTCAGGATCTTAATGACCGTTATAGCGCTGAAGGTAATCGCATTTTCTACATGGCGATGGCCCCACGTTTTTTTGGCACAATTGCCACGCATATTAATGACCAGCATCTGACTAGTACCGGCTTTAACCGGATTGTTGTTGAAAAACCGTTTGGACACGATTTAGCCTCGGCCGAGAAGCTGAACAAACAGATCAATGCCTCATTTAAGGAAGATGATGTTTTTCGGATTGACCATTACTTAGGCAAAGAAATGGTGCAGAACATTTTGCCGCTGCGCTTTACCAATCCATTGATTAAAAACATCTGGAATACTGCGACCATCAAGAATATTCAGGTAACCTTGTCGGAGCAGCTGGGAGTTGAAGCCCGGGGCGGCTACTACGAAACTTCGGGTGCGTTGCGCGACATGGTGCAAAATCATATCTTTCAGATTATTACCCTGCTAGCGATGCCCCAGCCCCAAAATTTAGAGGCTGCTAGCATTCATGCTGCCAAGCAGGAATTATTAGATAGCCTGCTTATTCCGACTAAAGAGGAAGTAATGCAGCATTTTGTGCGCGGTCAGTATCTAGGAACGGATAACACGTTTGGTTACCGGCAAGAAGCTAATGTTGCGGATAATTCGCTTACTGAAACCTATGTTGCTGGTGAAATCAAGTTTGCCAAAGGTCCTGTTGCTGGAGTGCCGCTTTATTTCCGCACGGGCAAGGAAATGAAGGAAAAGAAAAGTCGGATTGATGTGGTGTTGAAGCACCAATCCAATCCATACGGCAGTGTTCATTCCAACAATTTAACGATTGAAATTGACCCGCAGATGTGCATTTATTTGACGATTAATGGCAAAAAAATCACTGAGCCGGGAATCCGGCGAGAAAAACTTGCTTATTCATTTTCTAAAGAAGAATTGGCCCAGGTGCCTGATGGCTATGAGCGTTTGCTGCGGGATGTTTTTGTCAACGACTCCACTAACTTTACCCACTGGAGCGAACTAAAACGTTACTGGCAGTTTATTGATGCTGTTGAAAATGTTTGGGCCGAAGATAACCAGTCCGCCCAGCCGCAGATGAGTGAATACCTGCCATACCGCATGGGACCAAAAGCCGCTAATCATATTTTTGAGTCGGCCACTGAGCACTGGATTTATGAATGAAAAAGAAGGCGACCTGCTGCCGCGCAATGATACGCACAGGCGGATTATTCACCTTGACATGGATGCGTTTTATGCATCAGTTGAAACCCGCGATAATCCGCGTTTAGCCAAAAAAGCACTGATTGTTGGACGTGATCCCCGCGAAACTAACGGTCACGGGGTGGTGACTACGGCTAATTATGTGGCCCGCAAATACGGGGTGCATTCGGCAATGCCGACGATGAAGGCCCTGCGGCTGATCCCGCGTGACCAAATTGTTTTTGTCACACCCAACTTTCCCAAATACCGGGCTGTTTCCGCTGAAATTCACCAGCTGATGCACGAAATAACTGATCAGGTGCAGTC
Protein-coding regions in this window:
- a CDS encoding ABC-2 family transporter protein, with amino-acid sequence MQAKLTLVKIGIKKGFSSKYALVFYLFSALISVIVQYFLWQAVLVGRPVSEFRQTVSYLVLMQLLTILFPKTSYDINDEVRTGDISVSLLKPISLFDKYLFEGIGYSLAKLVIVGLPEILIYFCLLDFKFSVTAFLMVTIAAIFAYLLYFELELVIGSFSFYTYSIWGIATFKSAILLILSGNDFPANFYPALIKQIAGVLPFQYTFGSVGLLAQNPSGHYFLQVICWQIFYLFVLYLIYNLLFKRSLDRLVIQGG
- a CDS encoding ABC transporter permease translates to MRYFRLAYVYLKTNLKSLAIYDVDFYFAIIGMMVQNVLNIVALRFLFNLVPTIKGFTFTQLLLTYALATLSFAIFRCFFINTLNISDHIHEGSLDQILVKPVNPLFQLINERVDEDAWGDLLVALILLIVVDHYLKNPWYITLMFIFISLFTSLIFLSLALLGNMVSLLSNGLADLASSVFDFFELSKYPLAIYSGILKVFLTFVLPLGWVAAIPQEKIAVHHEWLWLVLIPLVCVLFFILVYQVWRLFLNNYQSTGS
- a CDS encoding SLAP domain-containing protein, encoding MKKSRISIMLIAALLVIAPVINISQVQAETTTQTPKTGQGTLILSHDANVYDKNGNRLTTYAGGSAELKAGTSVKHVKRIKAIKNPYNKRYSFHDSQWKWYYLPFTIFNGKKYYAIADGGYIRASKVQQIDGHYLYTNRVKYQVGSEFRGGIQVFDSKEKNRKRVLKPGQRVILDRSANDVDLYGHSIDGDDDGLNYRLKGTNQFIDLDANPGKQLLLPMSNYMDVYLLNDAYLYTDKGEKVIHHVDPSKEIDLGNEDKANAQSSFARKLVKGDLQPVANALYIWVPEDQKAELFYELQNKSIYAEDASELFVKAADVKYAYGPKVKPSNTAKDAEANKQEQ
- a CDS encoding SLAP domain-containing protein codes for the protein MKKNKKIITMLSAVLLLTAPTTAAATGNQAHAAQTDQQANEKQGKLTLNHNTRIYNKKGQKLWSYRGGSSLLKKNTAVTYASTVQPISDPSTKRFSYHDDNWDWYYLPYKMIKGQEYYSIGHGGYVKAANVEQINGCYLYASYLKLPRLPKEYSEVQILDKDGKTTGRKVTLGRPLTLDRSTDNGGLNGRYADDDGDTSYFRIKGTDNFVGLDTADVVQGRQLLLPYSNYMNVVFTNAVDLYTSKGEKVVRTTNTGNQGIILGNQSQTKVDAPTTAQIGKGRIEIVSKEIYLWVPEEHKAELFYQLQADDLSHEFKTDLFVKATEAKYAYGPQLMPSNTAEDVQAPTVPNK
- a CDS encoding SLAP domain-containing protein; its protein translation is MKKNKKLITMLSAAMIMTAPAAIVANSNQTYAAQSTDQRTNEKQGTLTLNHSTRVYNKNGQKLRSYNGGSSLLKKGAAIAYSGKVQSITDPSSKRYSYHDDEWNWFYLPYNTIKGQEYYSIGHGGYVKAVNVNSINGNFLYVDNAAGVTKEFGKQKISLYDSHGKKLDKYLGSNQKIIIDRIATADSFDSMIDNLNGTATFYRIKDTNEFVNTYAIKTNLRQKLQVFSDYTQVYFVNDAKAYTKLGKTTNTTFKKGDICSISNVATSMSDPDDNKTETFYRISDSTNLFIKANDVKYISGPKLNSLN
- a CDS encoding SLAP domain-containing protein, which encodes MKKNKKLITMLSAAMIMTAPAAIVANSNQTYAAQSTDQRTNEKQGTLTLNHSTRVYNKNGQKLRSYNGGSSLLKKGAAIAYSGKVQSLTDPSSKRYSYHDDEWNWFYLPYKTIKGKEYYSIGHGGYIKAVNVKKINGQFVYINEINGSTVESGGHSKIALYDSHGRQLDKYLKPGKKLIFDRTANIDDFDAMNDVYNGIPNFYRIKNTDEFISTHYTKVNLRQELHWFSDYTQVGFINDAKTYDRSGKITKTIFKKGDICTVSRAVSTIDPDTNTTVTFYQVSNDTNLFIKASDVKYIDGPKLDLSNTAEDVQVPTVPNK
- a CDS encoding damage-inducible protein J — encoded protein: MAISTTTVRMNANLKDELTKELNNIGLSVNAYFNLAAKQLVLQKKVPFEVLTETEEPSEKTKKALILAEAKELGLISDDTPEFNNVDELMKFLNK
- a CDS encoding ABC transporter ATP-binding protein is translated as MTIKKYLLQNWQGNLFAAVCVILRSLSEVLAGFASANAITKLVSHNLPGFGKWLLIQIILLLIFCLGIFAELYFGKKAMQRMDTMIRTDIASNISQLSYSDFHRKNPADFESWLTNDIQIINQQGFQNLLDIISGVSGFIFAISGLMYYHYSLVILTLILTVIMTILPKLFNKAIEQKSLAQSKALERSMNLFTDAINGFDDLLLLNLEKRIVKKIHQGSKDIELYANKYNQVDGCMTATINAYSTFCQIAIIGLTGILYLAKLVPVGSIMATQTCAGSVFAGITGITISYIDYKAINPLFKKFNTIKVKDAHNNKIVVSSFKHDIQIKNLSFHYLEGSDILKDINFTIEKNKKYAIIGPSGSGKTTLSKLLTGSITSYRGQILFDGIDLQKIAPEALRNLMVIISQNPFIFNGTIKENILLGRFFSDKRLTQVIEQAGLSEFIAALPNGIDTVISKSGNNLSGGQKQRIAMARGMISGANIIIMDEGTSALDKKKARKIEKNLVSNPSLTVLMITHHLSDSTRSKLDGILQI
- a CDS encoding type II toxin-antitoxin system Phd/YefM family antitoxin, which produces MTNSIKAVTTRELRQNFKKYADEVADFGETVIVTRPENKNVVVISEEEYNSWQETDYFLKSKANRKALKESIAQLDRDDSNNHILTPEEFASLAND
- a CDS encoding Txe/YoeB family addiction module toxin, yielding MTKLGVLFSANAWQEYLEWKRENKLLSKRIDKLILDTVRHPFSGLGNLEPLKHDLSGFWSRKINAEHRMVYGVTSKQIEIIQLKYHY